A single region of the Nocardioides sp. W7 genome encodes:
- a CDS encoding PH domain-containing protein → MAISPKLLNEGENVVVSTRTHPKALLLPILALVLFLALGVAVQQLIDEQVVTLIGWVVAGLGILRFAVWPVLDWLTSYYTFTDRRLITRTGVLTRRGHDIPLSRVSDIEIELHLIDRVLGCGTLVISDASTHGRVVLPDIPKVEETKRRVHLLLHDQATEATARDEGI, encoded by the coding sequence GTGGCCATCTCACCGAAGCTGCTGAACGAGGGCGAGAACGTCGTCGTCAGCACGCGCACCCATCCCAAGGCACTGCTGCTGCCGATCCTCGCCCTGGTGCTCTTCCTGGCGCTCGGGGTCGCGGTCCAGCAGCTGATCGACGAGCAGGTCGTCACCCTGATCGGATGGGTCGTCGCCGGTCTCGGCATCCTGCGCTTCGCCGTGTGGCCGGTCCTGGACTGGCTGACGTCGTACTACACGTTCACCGACCGGCGGCTGATCACCCGCACCGGCGTGCTCACCCGCCGCGGCCACGACATCCCGCTCTCGCGGGTCAGCGACATCGAGATCGAGCTGCACCTGATCGACCGGGTGCTCGGCTGCGGCACCCTGGTCATCAGCGACGCCAGCACCCACGGCCGGGTGGTGCTCCCGGACATCCCGAAGGTCGAGGAGACCAAGCGTCGGGTGCACCTGCTGCTCCACGACCAGGCCACGGAGGCCACCGCGCGCGATGAAGGAATCTGA
- a CDS encoding biotin--[acetyl-CoA-carboxylase] ligase, with product MSRDRPPLDRDLLTDFSTDLPLGLRIEVVDEVTSTNAEVVARARSGAPEGLVVVAEHQTAARGRLDRTWQTPPRSALLFSVLLRPTVPARSWPWLPLLAGYAIGGALRARGYDAGVKWPNDVLIGERKVAGILVERVETPDGPAAVVGVGLNVTLAADELPVPTATSLALESGDRPDRAAVLIDVLGAFREEYDAWQAGGEPGAERLLASYTAACVTLGRDVRVELPGGDALLGRAASIDPGGRLVVHGPDGPTPVGAGDVVHVRAVG from the coding sequence ATGTCACGCGACCGTCCGCCGCTGGACCGCGACCTGCTGACCGACTTCTCGACCGACCTCCCGCTCGGCCTGCGCATCGAGGTCGTGGACGAGGTGACCTCGACCAACGCCGAGGTCGTGGCCCGGGCCCGCTCGGGCGCTCCCGAGGGGCTCGTGGTCGTCGCCGAGCACCAGACGGCCGCCCGCGGCCGGCTCGACCGGACCTGGCAGACGCCGCCGCGATCGGCACTGCTGTTCTCGGTGCTGCTGCGACCGACGGTGCCCGCCCGGTCCTGGCCCTGGCTGCCGCTGCTCGCCGGCTACGCCATCGGCGGGGCGCTGCGGGCGCGGGGGTACGACGCCGGGGTGAAGTGGCCCAACGACGTGCTCATCGGGGAGCGGAAGGTCGCCGGGATCCTCGTCGAACGGGTCGAGACCCCCGACGGCCCGGCCGCCGTGGTCGGCGTCGGCCTGAACGTCACCCTGGCCGCGGACGAGCTCCCCGTGCCGACGGCCACCTCGTTGGCCCTCGAGTCGGGTGACCGGCCGGACCGCGCCGCGGTCCTCATCGACGTGCTCGGCGCGTTCCGCGAGGAGTACGACGCCTGGCAGGCCGGCGGCGAGCCCGGTGCCGAGCGGCTGCTGGCGTCGTACACCGCCGCGTGCGTGACGCTCGGTCGCGACGTCCGGGTCGAGCTCCCGGGCGGCGACGCGCTGCTCGGCCGGGCGGCCTCGATCGACCCCGGCGGTCGTCTGGTGGTCCACGGACCGGACGGTCCGACCCCGGTCGGGGCCGGCGACGTCGTGCACGTGCGGGCCGTCGGCTGA
- a CDS encoding acyl-CoA carboxylase subunit beta: MRRRAPVSAQPGEGTDVPDDIDIHTTDGKLADLDRRLDEAVHAGSAKAVEKQHAKGRQTARERIEQLFDEGSFVELDELARHRSTAFGLEKTRPYGDGVITGYGTIDGRQVCVFSQDFTVFGGSLGEVYGEKITKVMDLAMKTGSPIIGINEGAGARIQEGVVSLGLYGEIFKRNVHASGVIPQISLIMGNCAGGHVYSPAVTDFTIMVDQTSAMFITGPDVIKTVTGEDVTMEDLGGARTHNTKSGNAHYMASDEADALEYVKALLAYLPQNNLDELPSYDEVADTGFSDLDRTLDTIIPDSPNQPYDMHDVLTAILDDEEFLEVQELFAPNIIVGFGRVEGTPVGVVANQPMQFAGCLDIDASEKAARFVRFCDAFNIPVLTFVDVPGFLPGTDQEWTGIIRRGAKLIYAYAEATVPLVTIITRKAYGGAYDVMGSKHLGADINLAWPTAQIAVMGAQGAANIVHRKTLAKIEKDGGDVEAKRAELIDEYETTLANPYIAAERGYIDAVITPHETRVEIVRALRLLRSKRETLPAKKHGNIPL; encoded by the coding sequence ATGAGGAGACGAGCACCAGTGAGCGCACAGCCCGGCGAGGGAACCGACGTCCCCGACGACATCGACATCCACACCACGGACGGCAAGTTGGCCGACCTCGACCGACGGCTCGACGAGGCGGTGCACGCGGGCTCGGCGAAGGCGGTCGAGAAGCAGCACGCCAAGGGCCGTCAGACCGCCCGCGAGCGGATCGAGCAACTCTTCGACGAGGGCTCCTTCGTCGAGCTCGACGAGCTGGCCCGGCACCGGTCGACGGCGTTCGGCCTGGAGAAGACCCGTCCGTACGGCGACGGCGTGATCACCGGCTACGGCACCATCGACGGCCGCCAGGTGTGCGTGTTCTCCCAGGACTTCACCGTCTTCGGCGGCTCGCTGGGCGAGGTGTACGGCGAGAAGATCACCAAGGTGATGGACCTCGCGATGAAGACCGGCTCGCCGATCATCGGCATCAACGAGGGCGCCGGCGCCCGCATCCAGGAGGGCGTCGTCTCGCTCGGCCTGTACGGCGAGATCTTCAAGCGCAACGTGCACGCCTCGGGCGTGATCCCGCAGATCAGCCTGATCATGGGCAACTGCGCCGGCGGCCACGTCTACTCCCCCGCGGTCACCGACTTCACGATCATGGTCGACCAGACCTCGGCGATGTTCATCACCGGACCCGACGTCATCAAGACCGTCACCGGCGAGGACGTCACGATGGAGGACCTCGGCGGCGCCCGGACCCACAACACCAAGTCCGGCAACGCGCACTACATGGCCTCCGACGAGGCCGACGCGCTCGAGTACGTCAAGGCGCTGCTGGCCTACCTGCCGCAGAACAACCTGGACGAGCTGCCGTCGTACGACGAGGTCGCGGACACCGGCTTCTCGGACCTCGACCGGACCCTCGACACGATCATCCCGGACTCCCCGAACCAGCCGTACGACATGCACGACGTGCTGACGGCCATCCTCGACGACGAGGAGTTCCTGGAGGTCCAGGAGCTGTTCGCGCCCAACATCATCGTCGGCTTCGGCCGGGTCGAGGGCACCCCGGTCGGCGTCGTGGCGAACCAGCCGATGCAGTTCGCCGGCTGCCTGGACATCGACGCCTCCGAGAAGGCCGCGCGCTTCGTGCGCTTCTGCGACGCGTTCAACATCCCGGTGTTGACCTTCGTCGACGTGCCCGGCTTCCTGCCCGGCACCGACCAGGAGTGGACCGGCATCATCCGCCGCGGCGCGAAGCTGATCTACGCCTACGCCGAGGCCACCGTCCCGCTGGTCACCATCATCACCCGCAAGGCGTACGGCGGCGCGTACGACGTCATGGGCTCCAAGCACCTCGGCGCCGACATCAACCTGGCCTGGCCGACCGCGCAGATCGCGGTGATGGGCGCGCAGGGCGCGGCCAACATCGTGCACCGCAAGACGCTGGCGAAGATCGAGAAGGACGGCGGCGACGTCGAGGCCAAGCGCGCCGAGCTGATCGACGAGTACGAGACCACGCTGGCCAACCCCTACATCGCCGCGGAGCGCGGGTACATCGACGCGGTCATCACGCCGCACGAGACCCGGGTCGAGATCGTCCGGGCGCTGCGGCTGCTGCGCTCCAAGCGCGAGACGCTGCCCGCCAAGAAGCACGGGAACATTCCGCTGTGA
- a CDS encoding acyl-CoA carboxylase subunit epsilon: MSGTEDSASAASSVPFLRVVDAHATPEEVAAIVAVLSSLGGGAPAPKRPVPAWAARHRQVRRTLPHGRGGWRASTLPG; encoded by the coding sequence ATGTCCGGAACAGAAGACAGCGCGAGCGCAGCGAGCTCGGTGCCGTTCCTCCGCGTCGTAGACGCACACGCGACGCCGGAGGAGGTGGCCGCGATCGTCGCGGTCCTCTCCTCCCTCGGCGGCGGCGCGCCCGCGCCGAAGCGGCCGGTCCCGGCGTGGGCGGCCCGGCACCGGCAGGTGCGGCGTACCCTCCCGCACGGCCGGGGCGGCTGGCGCGCCAGCACCCTTCCGGGGTGA
- a CDS encoding glycosyltransferase family 2 protein — protein MNAPHGGPDGSSVAPSSDVEQPYVRAHDPHLAAYADEFLDAVEELPTLRPTVGCIIPAYNEAETIGGVLDSLLQQTRLPDAIHLVVNNTSDESVEIASHYAGPHTRMTPTGEQSTVIYVHDIGKNPDKKVGALNYGYSLVEHMDFLLGVDGDTTPEPDAIQHLVDEIASDDRIGGISAIYSIDDSALDGPMAKFLIAGQRAQFSAFNMQNLLKGRNMAVLGGQFSMFSTQALRDVMRDSHQRTPWVSDSEVEDSLLSLQIKSAGYLTKISARARAHVGGMDTLRSLDAQQVKWNFGAIDLMWPGQRGDTKGQPFHPNLRLRWFEHMSMIVNITTRFAFVVMLAASLSISAFVFSPWWLIPPVCAVWLNFRVAHSMEFANRRDYLFVLLVFPAELYMVIRMGHFARAWTKFFSNQQTDNWAAQAKAERGKGIAWLYPFVVATFFFLVFFAIWLQLPIDAQSDVLAACWPVLGVITVLQTAWMLIKASKRYRGYQA, from the coding sequence ATGAACGCTCCGCATGGCGGCCCCGACGGGTCCTCGGTCGCCCCCTCCTCGGATGTCGAGCAGCCCTACGTCCGGGCGCACGACCCGCACCTGGCGGCGTACGCCGACGAGTTCCTCGACGCCGTCGAGGAGCTCCCGACGCTGCGTCCCACCGTCGGCTGCATCATCCCCGCCTACAACGAGGCGGAGACGATCGGCGGCGTGCTGGACTCCCTCCTCCAGCAGACCCGGCTCCCCGACGCGATCCACCTGGTGGTCAACAACACCAGCGACGAGTCGGTCGAGATCGCCAGCCACTACGCCGGCCCGCACACCCGGATGACGCCGACCGGCGAGCAGAGCACCGTCATCTACGTCCACGACATCGGCAAGAACCCCGACAAGAAGGTCGGCGCGCTCAACTACGGCTACTCGCTGGTCGAGCACATGGACTTCCTGCTCGGCGTCGACGGCGACACCACCCCGGAGCCGGACGCGATCCAGCACCTGGTCGACGAGATCGCCAGCGACGACCGGATCGGCGGCATCTCCGCGATCTACTCGATCGACGACAGCGCCCTCGACGGCCCGATGGCGAAGTTCCTCATCGCGGGCCAGCGGGCGCAGTTCTCCGCGTTCAACATGCAGAACCTGCTCAAGGGCCGCAACATGGCGGTTCTCGGCGGCCAGTTCTCCATGTTCTCCACCCAGGCCCTGCGCGACGTCATGCGCGACAGCCACCAGCGCACCCCGTGGGTCAGCGACTCCGAGGTCGAGGACTCGCTGCTGTCGCTGCAGATCAAGAGCGCCGGCTACCTCACCAAGATCTCCGCGCGGGCCCGAGCCCACGTCGGCGGCATGGACACCCTGCGCTCGCTGGACGCCCAGCAGGTCAAGTGGAACTTCGGCGCCATCGACCTGATGTGGCCCGGCCAGCGCGGCGACACCAAGGGCCAGCCGTTCCACCCGAACCTGCGGCTGCGCTGGTTCGAGCACATGTCGATGATCGTCAACATCACGACCCGCTTCGCGTTCGTGGTCATGCTGGCCGCCTCGCTGTCGATCAGCGCGTTCGTCTTCAGCCCGTGGTGGCTGATCCCGCCCGTCTGCGCGGTGTGGCTGAACTTCCGGGTCGCGCACTCCATGGAGTTCGCCAACAGACGCGACTACCTGTTCGTGCTGCTCGTCTTCCCGGCCGAGCTCTACATGGTGATCCGGATGGGCCACTTCGCGCGGGCCTGGACCAAGTTCTTCAGCAACCAGCAGACCGACAACTGGGCTGCTCAGGCCAAGGCCGAGCGCGGCAAGGGCATCGCGTGGCTCTACCCCTTCGTGGTCGCGACGTTCTTCTTCCTGGTCTTCTTCGCCATCTGGCTGCAGCTCCCGATCGACGCCCAGTCCGACGTCCTGGCCGCCTGCTGGCCGGTCCTCGGAGTGATCACCGTCCTGCAGACCGCCTGGATGCTCATCAAGGCCAGCAAGCGCTACCGCGGCTACCAGGCCTGA
- a CDS encoding response regulator transcription factor, which yields MDAGSDWTAVIIEDDPDVRDLIDIVLTQSGFTTVVAENGHLGVDAVRAHNPLITTLDVNMPGMDGFAVAKRLREFSSTYLIMITALGDEIDVVQGFEAGADDYLVKPFRPRELRARADSMLRRPRARGDVPTKVAAAPPPPPAPEPPPESWAAAAARELADGSGGVASSEGGNRRAPAEQHRPPAAAVPAQQAPAPQPPAYQPPAPVQPAYQPPHPQQPSYEPPPAYEPPPAPPAPPAQRAPTPPVQQQPAAPQQPASGGGWLRFNGLALNAETRIATVNGASVDLARAEFDLLASLMETGRRVRSKADLVLTMRGQQYVTSYFVNEADKRSVEVHVANIRRKLGDDGAAPRFIETVRGVGFRMAEGS from the coding sequence ATGGATGCGGGCAGCGATTGGACCGCGGTGATCATCGAAGACGATCCGGACGTTCGCGACCTGATCGACATCGTGCTCACCCAGTCGGGCTTCACGACGGTCGTTGCCGAGAACGGCCACCTGGGCGTCGATGCCGTCCGGGCGCACAATCCCCTGATCACCACCCTCGACGTGAACATGCCGGGCATGGACGGGTTCGCGGTCGCCAAGCGGCTGCGCGAGTTCAGCTCGACGTACCTCATCATGATCACGGCGCTCGGCGACGAGATCGACGTCGTGCAGGGCTTCGAGGCGGGCGCCGACGACTACCTCGTCAAGCCGTTCCGCCCCCGGGAGCTCCGGGCCCGTGCCGACTCGATGCTGCGCCGACCGCGCGCCCGGGGCGACGTGCCCACGAAGGTCGCCGCGGCGCCTCCGCCGCCCCCCGCTCCGGAGCCGCCGCCGGAGTCCTGGGCGGCTGCGGCCGCCCGGGAGCTCGCCGACGGCTCTGGTGGCGTCGCCTCCTCCGAGGGCGGCAACCGCCGCGCGCCCGCGGAGCAGCACCGGCCTCCGGCTGCGGCGGTCCCGGCCCAGCAGGCCCCGGCTCCGCAGCCGCCCGCGTACCAGCCGCCCGCTCCGGTGCAGCCGGCCTACCAGCCGCCGCACCCGCAGCAGCCGTCGTACGAGCCCCCGCCGGCGTACGAGCCGCCGCCCGCCCCTCCGGCGCCGCCCGCGCAGCGGGCTCCCACGCCGCCCGTGCAGCAGCAGCCCGCCGCCCCGCAGCAGCCCGCCTCGGGCGGCGGCTGGCTCCGGTTCAACGGTCTCGCGCTCAACGCCGAGACCCGGATCGCCACCGTCAACGGGGCGAGCGTCGACCTGGCGCGCGCCGAGTTCGACCTGCTGGCGTCCCTGATGGAGACCGGACGTCGGGTGCGCAGCAAGGCCGACCTGGTGCTGACCATGCGCGGTCAGCAGTACGTTACGTCGTACTTCGTCAACGAGGCCGACAAGCGGTCGGTCGAGGTTCACGTCGCCAACATCCGGCGCAAGCTCGGCGACGACGGAGCGGCGCCCCGCTTCATCGAGACGGTCCGGGGCGTCGGCTTCCGGATGGCCGAGGGTTCGTAG
- a CDS encoding glycoside hydrolase family 6 protein → MDRTDNRPSRRPRVLAGAVVLALVAGLVVVVVARSQHWGPFALDPQRDNPFLARAQFVEPGSTADQAAQQAAAEGDTASAEIFERLAEIPQGIWLTPEEFPAGQVGAHVSELVAAADEADEVPVLVVYGVPDRDCTGGFSAGGLSAEEYGPWVDEIADAAGAGDSAVVILEPDALASAIDCDSRSERVELLAAAVDSLREAGVTTYVDGGHSDWIRPEDLAPLLKDVGVASVRGFATNVSNFQPDEDEVAYAERLVELIGGDVHYVIDRGRNGNGASEEWCNPSGRAFGEKPGYVDDGTRLDAYLWVKPPGESDGECNGGPAAGDFWADRVTEIARTSGW, encoded by the coding sequence GTGGACCGGACCGACAACCGACCCTCCCGACGGCCCCGCGTCCTCGCCGGCGCGGTCGTGCTCGCGCTCGTCGCAGGACTGGTGGTGGTGGTCGTGGCCCGTTCGCAGCACTGGGGCCCGTTCGCGCTGGACCCGCAGCGCGACAACCCGTTCCTGGCCCGGGCACAGTTCGTCGAGCCCGGCAGCACCGCCGACCAGGCGGCCCAGCAGGCCGCGGCCGAGGGCGACACCGCGAGCGCCGAGATCTTCGAGCGACTCGCCGAGATCCCGCAGGGGATCTGGCTGACGCCGGAGGAGTTCCCGGCCGGCCAGGTGGGCGCTCACGTGAGCGAGCTGGTCGCCGCGGCCGACGAGGCCGACGAGGTCCCGGTCCTCGTCGTCTACGGCGTCCCCGACCGCGACTGCACGGGCGGCTTCTCCGCGGGCGGCCTCTCCGCCGAGGAGTACGGCCCGTGGGTGGACGAGATCGCCGACGCCGCCGGTGCCGGCGACTCCGCCGTGGTGATCCTGGAGCCCGACGCCCTGGCCTCGGCGATCGACTGCGACAGCCGCTCCGAGCGCGTCGAGCTGCTCGCGGCAGCCGTCGACAGCCTGCGCGAGGCGGGGGTCACGACGTACGTCGACGGCGGCCACTCCGACTGGATCCGCCCCGAGGACCTGGCGCCGCTGCTGAAGGACGTCGGCGTCGCCAGCGTCCGCGGGTTCGCGACCAACGTGTCCAACTTCCAGCCCGACGAGGACGAGGTGGCCTACGCCGAGCGGCTCGTCGAGCTGATCGGGGGCGACGTCCACTACGTCATCGACCGGGGCCGCAACGGCAACGGCGCGAGCGAGGAGTGGTGCAACCCCTCCGGACGGGCCTTCGGGGAGAAGCCCGGGTACGTCGACGACGGCACCCGGCTGGACGCCTACCTGTGGGTCAAGCCACCCGGCGAGAGCGACGGCGAGTGCAACGGCGGTCCGGCCGCCGGGGACTTCTGGGCGGACCGGGTCACGGAGATCGCCCGCACCTCCGGTTGGTAG
- a CDS encoding MFS transporter, whose translation MTSTVTAPDLGGVQPPPVAPRRRVPAGVAVVAASLPMFMATLDNLVLTTALPVVRADLGASVAQLSWFLNAYTITFATFMLPAAVLGDRLGRRRVMLAGIAVFTLASVAGALSGTSEALIAARAVQGLGAAAIMPLSLTLLASAVPPAMRAAAIGIWGGVAGLGVALGPVIGGAVVEGVSWQAIFWLNVPVALVAVPLLLLAVPEARGTWQRLDPVGTLLLGGAVFLGIWGIVHGNDDGWTDPAVLGPLVVAGLLVPAYLVWARGRSHAVLPLRLFESRGFAVANAIGLTFTIGMFGAVFLLSQYLQVVQGYSPFEAGLRTLPWTAAPMVVAPIAGAISGRTGLRSLLVTGLALQTASLVWFAWLTENAQPYSGFVLPLAMAGIGMGLTFAPSATAVLDGLPDSDFAIASSANSTVREFGVALGVALLTAVFLGNGGEISPVGYDGAVGPALLTGAAAVAVALLAALFAPGRAARR comes from the coding sequence ATGACCAGCACCGTCACCGCCCCCGACCTTGGGGGCGTCCAGCCACCGCCGGTCGCGCCGCGCCGCCGCGTCCCCGCCGGGGTCGCCGTCGTCGCCGCGTCCCTGCCGATGTTCATGGCCACCCTCGACAACCTGGTGCTGACCACCGCGCTGCCGGTGGTCCGTGCCGACCTGGGCGCGAGCGTGGCCCAGCTGTCGTGGTTCCTGAACGCCTACACGATCACCTTCGCGACCTTCATGCTCCCGGCCGCCGTCCTCGGCGACCGGCTCGGTCGCCGGCGGGTGATGCTCGCCGGCATCGCGGTGTTCACCCTCGCCTCGGTCGCCGGCGCGCTCAGCGGCACCAGCGAGGCGCTGATCGCCGCTCGCGCGGTCCAGGGCCTCGGGGCCGCCGCGATCATGCCGCTGTCGCTGACCCTGCTCGCCTCGGCCGTGCCGCCCGCGATGCGCGCCGCCGCGATCGGCATCTGGGGCGGCGTCGCCGGACTCGGGGTCGCGCTCGGCCCGGTGATCGGAGGCGCCGTGGTCGAGGGCGTCAGCTGGCAGGCGATCTTCTGGCTCAACGTGCCGGTCGCGCTGGTCGCCGTACCTCTGCTGCTGCTCGCGGTGCCCGAGGCCCGAGGCACCTGGCAGCGCCTGGACCCGGTCGGCACGCTGCTTCTCGGCGGCGCAGTGTTCCTCGGCATCTGGGGCATCGTGCACGGCAACGACGACGGCTGGACCGACCCGGCCGTGCTCGGCCCGCTGGTGGTCGCCGGGCTGCTCGTGCCGGCGTACCTCGTCTGGGCACGCGGTCGCAGCCACGCCGTGCTCCCGCTGCGGCTCTTCGAGTCCCGTGGCTTCGCCGTCGCCAACGCGATCGGGCTGACCTTCACCATCGGGATGTTCGGCGCGGTCTTCCTGCTCTCGCAGTACCTCCAGGTCGTGCAGGGCTACAGCCCCTTCGAGGCCGGCCTGCGGACCCTCCCGTGGACGGCCGCCCCGATGGTCGTCGCTCCGATCGCCGGCGCGATCTCGGGCCGCACCGGCCTGCGGTCGCTGCTGGTGACCGGTCTGGCCCTGCAGACGGCGTCGCTGGTCTGGTTCGCCTGGCTCACCGAGAACGCCCAGCCGTACAGCGGCTTCGTGCTGCCGCTCGCCATGGCCGGCATCGGGATGGGCCTGACCTTCGCGCCGAGTGCGACCGCCGTCCTCGACGGGCTGCCCGACAGCGACTTCGCGATCGCCAGCTCGGCGAACTCCACCGTCCGCGAGTTCGGCGTCGCCCTCGGCGTCGCGCTGCTGACCGCGGTCTTCCTCGGGAACGGCGGCGAGATCTCGCCGGTCGGCTACGACGGCGCGGTCGGCCCGGCGCTGCTCACCGGCGCGGCGGCCGTCGCGGTGGCGCTGCTCGCGGCCCTCTTCGCTCCCGGGAGGGCGGCCCGGCGGTGA
- a CDS encoding TetR/AcrR family transcriptional regulator, whose protein sequence is MTAEDRRELVLDAATRAFAQGGYAGTSTDKVAREAGVSQPYVVRIFGTKLELFLEVFVRATDRVRVAFEEVLDDGDFDPNSDADRDRLGLAYTALLTDRDLLQVMMHGFSGGGNDDIARAARRCMAGIFETVQRTGWSEDDARNFVAHGMLMNVMLSMRAPEHLDEHPSLATLAACTFGDGLEFLR, encoded by the coding sequence ATGACTGCCGAAGACCGCCGCGAGCTCGTCCTCGACGCGGCGACCCGCGCCTTCGCCCAGGGCGGGTACGCCGGCACCAGCACCGACAAGGTCGCCCGCGAGGCCGGGGTCTCGCAGCCCTACGTCGTCCGGATCTTCGGCACCAAGCTGGAGCTGTTCCTCGAGGTCTTCGTGCGCGCGACCGACCGGGTCCGGGTGGCCTTCGAGGAGGTCCTCGACGACGGCGACTTCGACCCGAACAGCGACGCCGACCGCGACCGCCTGGGCCTGGCCTACACGGCGCTGCTCACCGACCGGGACCTGCTGCAGGTGATGATGCACGGCTTCTCCGGCGGCGGGAACGACGACATCGCCCGGGCGGCCCGGAGGTGCATGGCCGGGATCTTCGAGACCGTGCAGCGCACCGGCTGGTCCGAGGACGACGCCCGCAACTTCGTCGCCCACGGGATGCTCATGAACGTGATGCTGTCGATGCGCGCCCCCGAGCACCTCGACGAGCACCCGTCGCTGGCCACCCTCGCCGCCTGCACCTTCGGCGACGGGCTGGAGTTCCTGCGCTGA
- a CDS encoding Maf family protein — protein sequence MTTLVLASASPARLATLRSAGVDPVVIVSGVDESQLTNLPPAELALRLAELKCAAVAARDDVPSGALVLGCDSVLELDGEALGKPADADDAVRRWRAMRGRSGVLRTGHCLRDTGTGRVVAATASTTVHFADVDDDEIAAYVATGEPLHVAGAFTIDGLAGAFVTRIDGDHHNVVGVSLPLLRELVAELGHAWTALWSPRR from the coding sequence GTGACCACGCTCGTCCTCGCCTCCGCCTCCCCCGCCCGCCTCGCCACCCTCCGCAGCGCCGGTGTCGACCCGGTCGTGATCGTGAGTGGCGTCGACGAATCGCAGCTGACGAACCTGCCGCCGGCGGAGCTCGCCCTGCGGCTCGCCGAGCTGAAGTGCGCTGCGGTCGCGGCGCGCGACGACGTACCGTCCGGTGCGCTGGTGCTGGGCTGCGACTCGGTCCTCGAGCTGGACGGCGAGGCGCTCGGCAAGCCCGCCGACGCCGACGACGCCGTACGACGGTGGCGCGCGATGCGCGGGCGCAGCGGGGTGCTGCGCACGGGTCACTGCCTGCGCGACACCGGCACCGGGCGGGTCGTGGCGGCCACCGCCTCGACGACCGTCCACTTCGCCGACGTCGACGACGACGAGATCGCGGCGTACGTCGCGACCGGCGAGCCGCTGCACGTGGCGGGCGCTTTCACCATCGACGGCCTCGCGGGCGCGTTCGTCACCCGGATCGACGGCGACCACCACAACGTGGTCGGGGTCAGCCTCCCGCTGCTCCGGGAGCTCGTGGCGGAGCTGGGGCACGCCTGGACCGCTCTGTGGTCGCCCCGTCGTTGA